AGGCATTCCAGCCGGCCAAAGAGATAGCCATGAGCATGACCACCGATGCCACCGCGAAAGTCCTTGCACGCGGGGAACGCATAGCAATCTGTGACAGAACCACAGCGCCGAGCGCGGCAATCACACCGGCGATGCCAGCGTAGATACCGAAGTGGTGTGTCCACTTGGTTGGGGTGAACATGAGGAAGAACATGCTCAACGCCATTATGATGAGCAGGCGCTGGGTTGGGCCCTTCGGCGTGCCCAAAACCTTCTCATCGCGGATGAAGGCGTAGACGATGAGCGCCAGTGCGAAGAGCATGGTGAACATCGCAAAGCGGCGCGTCAGCGAGCCATCAACCGAGCCTTCGAACAAAGTGGTGTAGCGAACGTATTCGTCGTACCAGTTCAGCGATGGGCCCACGGCAGAGCGCACGCGGGTGGATTCCAGGACTGTCGCCAAGGTTTGATCGCTAAAAACTAACGCCAACACACTGGTGCCTACCGCCAAGAAGGATGCGATTAGAGGCAGCCACCCGCCGGCGGATTCCTTGCGGCGGCTGAAGATATTAAACAGCGCCGGCAAGCTGACTAGGAACACGCCAACTGCGAGCAGACCGGTCGGGCCAGCGGTTAGCGTCAGCGTTGCGGCAATGGTGCCAATCGCAGCCGGCAGCATGCGCGAGGTTGCGATGGAACGCTCAAACGAAGCCCAGGTGAAGATGACACCGAAAGCAACGATTGGCTCCGGACGGATGCCGTTGTTATACGGCAACCAGAATGCCAAGAACATGAATGCGGCGGTCCAGTGCGCGACGCGACGGTCATTAATAACTGGACCAAAGCGTGGCAGGATCTCACGCGAGAGGATAAACCACGTCAAAATCGCTGCGATCAGCGTGGGGATACGCATGAAGACGGAGGTGGCTGAAATATTGGATAGAAACGCCACGAGGTCGTAGTACGGGGTACCAAAAGGTGCCTCGGGAACGCCGTACCAACGGTAGTAGTTGGCCATATACGTCGAGTGCTCTTTGACCCGACCCATGGTCAAAATGAAGCCATCATCTGAGGTGTTGGAACCAAAGATGTGCCAGAAGCCCAAGATAGCTGCGACCACGCCATCGAGTGGGCGTACCTGCTTCCATGTGGCCGGCATGAAGCTAATCTTCTTGCCATCCAGGCGGTCCATGCGTGCGATGCACACCAGGGCAGCGAGCATCATGATGACGCCGCCGATCATCGCAATCAGCTTGATGGTGGTTGGTGCGGAAGTAAAGCGCGAGTTGATTTCAACATGCACATTCAGACCAGCGCCGGAAAGCTCCGTGAGGTTTTCCGGAGTGTCTTCAATCTCCGTGAACACGCCAACTACCTGCGGGCGCAGGTCATCTTCTGATTTTTCAGAAAACTCACCGACGGACACGGTGGTGCCGTCTTCGGCGGCGTGAATTTCGATCACATCGTCATCGGCAAGCTCTTGCACCTGCTCTTCCGACAAGGAAAGCACAACCTCATCCAAGGAAATGACCGAAAGGCCATCCTCGCCGGCACGGACAAACATGCCGCGGTTCGATGCTTCCTCCGACTCCGGCGGAACCGTGCCGTAGAGCAAATCCTGGCCCTCGCGCAGCATATCCACCGCCGTGACCGGGATCGTGGCATCAATTTCTTCCGGCGTCACCGAAATCAGCGGTGCCGTCACCGAATTCAGGGAGTCCTCGCGCGGCCATTCAAAAGACGACTGCGTCTGAGTCACTGGCAAAAACGGCGTGGCCATAAACAGCACGAAGCCCAAAAGACCCGTGATGATAGCGGCCATCCGCAAGCCCTTGGGGGCCGGGCGCGCGCTTAGCTCAGGAAGTTCGGCGGTGTAGACATCATTCACGTGAAAATACCTTAGTTCACTCGAGCGGCGACAACGAAAGGCCCAATCTGCTCAACGTCCCACAAGTTGGAATCATCGAAGACTTCTGGGTCAAACAAGATGGCGTCATAACGGACATTGGGCTGGTTAGGGAAGATATCCACGGCCAGGTGCGCCTTGTAGCCATCATCCGGGGATTCAATATCGCCGCGGAAAATCATGGCATCCGGCACATCCCATGGGTTGTTTTCCAGTGCCTGCACGAACTCTTCTGGGGTCTGATCCCAGGAATCATTCGCCCACGTGGCCATCTGCTCATTGCGTTCATCAAACTGGCCGAGCGGATTAGCGTAGTGCGCGGTAAACGCGTTGTAGCCAAAGTATGGGTGGTAGGCCAAGAAGAGCTTTTCATCCGTCATCACAATTTCAGCGTTGTGGTCTTGGAAGAAGTCCGAAATCTCTTGGTAGTAGCCTGCTGAGTCCGCAGGGAACTGGTCGGCGCGCTCACCGTTGCCGTCAGTATCGGTATAGGCAT
This region of Corynebacterium casei LMG S-19264 genomic DNA includes:
- a CDS encoding arabinosyltransferase domain-containing protein — its product is MNDVYTAELPELSARPAPKGLRMAAIITGLLGFVLFMATPFLPVTQTQSSFEWPREDSLNSVTAPLISVTPEEIDATIPVTAVDMLREGQDLLYGTVPPESEEASNRGMFVRAGEDGLSVISLDEVVLSLSEEQVQELADDDVIEIHAAEDGTTVSVGEFSEKSEDDLRPQVVGVFTEIEDTPENLTELSGAGLNVHVEINSRFTSAPTTIKLIAMIGGVIMMLAALVCIARMDRLDGKKISFMPATWKQVRPLDGVVAAILGFWHIFGSNTSDDGFILTMGRVKEHSTYMANYYRWYGVPEAPFGTPYYDLVAFLSNISATSVFMRIPTLIAAILTWFILSREILPRFGPVINDRRVAHWTAAFMFLAFWLPYNNGIRPEPIVAFGVIFTWASFERSIATSRMLPAAIGTIAATLTLTAGPTGLLAVGVFLVSLPALFNIFSRRKESAGGWLPLIASFLAVGTSVLALVFSDQTLATVLESTRVRSAVGPSLNWYDEYVRYTTLFEGSVDGSLTRRFAMFTMLFALALIVYAFIRDEKVLGTPKGPTQRLLIIMALSMFFLMFTPTKWTHHFGIYAGIAGVIAALGAVVLSQIAMRSPRARTFAVASVVMLMAISLAGWNAWWYVSSFGIPWWDRSVQFMAIEASTVVMVIGLVIIAIGIVQALRHNYRTNHGIEHPEVSPKRWSSILSAPLAMACVAIVAFSCLSFAKGYISQSPSYSVGQGNLNAIGGNVCQMADATSIESNTNDAFLTPVAGELGDSLINPDEDSRGFDPNFIPEDIEPENQNSASVGAIGSTQTGSSSDSDQASSGADPSLGGNVDESGSGSGAEANAENVTDSSSGGVRGTEGVNGSTMHLPFNLDYTKVPVLGSYNSGQRGTSEVTTQWYNLPEQPGENTPVLSVAAAGDIYHHDVNDIEQEGMELTLEYGTLADDNEVTNTGELELRDVGATPKWRNLRIGLDEIPEEANVVRLVAVDDSTDEDSWLAFTPPRVPELVSLNSQFDSSIPGLLDWSTAFQFPCQRTFDHFSGVTEIPEYRILPDAAAQNSLTDFQSFSGGGAMATAEAVNYSYEIPSYLEGDWARDWGAIQKYELRTNSAGVTPDPAEIDYEELTRTGWWQNSEMKIRKEGED